From one Neofelis nebulosa isolate mNeoNeb1 chromosome 4, mNeoNeb1.pri, whole genome shotgun sequence genomic stretch:
- the POM121L12 gene encoding POM121-like protein 12 → MGSNVSTPRPAQPPLGPGHPKPRPPPASTQDGGRRVRTGPLPRTPPNWDPSSPRRVVTEAWRRFPAKAPPETVLGPDLSSAWESYMKRWVWSARHPRRTWSPVTVKIAPPERRGSPWASAAQGRGACPAGLPPSQERPDPCAKETVLRALSQCPKGNRRFDGPLWFEIPEGASRRPNPEPRPSAFKPLIRNGEVPSFVPRPGPLIRSLHCWSCSVSKEDTDLGPDAQPPPSAGHPAAGTVSAQDTDPQLRS, encoded by the coding sequence ATGGGCAGCAACGTGAGCACGCCCAGGCCCGCGCAGCCACCCCTCGGCCCAGGGCACCCGAAaccccggcccccgcccgcctCGACCCAGGATGGCGGGCGCCGCGTCCGCACCGGCCCCCTCCCCCGGACGCCGCCCAACTGGGACCCCTCCAGCCCGCGGAGGGTGGTCACCGAGGCCTGGAGGCGCTTTCCTGCCAAGGCGCCCCCGGAGACCGTCCTGGGGCCGGACCTCTCCAGCGCCTGGGAGAGTTACATGAAGCGGTGGGTTTGGAGTGCCCGCCACCCGAGACGGACCTGGAGCCCCGTGACCGTCAAGATCGCGCCGCCTGAGCGCAGGGGGAGCCCCTGGGCATCTGCGGCGCAGGGGCGCGGCGCCTGCCCTGCGGGGCTTCCGCCCTCCCAGGAGCGCCCTGACCCGTGTGCCAAGGAGACCGTGCTGAGGGCCCTCAGCCAGTGCCCGAAGGGCAACCGGAGGTTTGACGGGCCCCTGTGGTTTGAGATCCCGGAGGGCGCGAGCCGGAGGCCCAACCCAGAGCCCAGGCCTTCCGCGTTTAAGCCCCTGATCAGAAATGGAGAGGTCCCTTCTTTCGTGCCCAGGCCAGGGCCGCTGATCAGAAGCCTTCACTGCTGGAGCTGCAGTGTGTCGAAGGAGGACACGGACCTCGGGCCCGATGCCCAGCCCCCACCGTCTGCTGGCCACCCTGCAGCAGGGACAGTGTCAGCCCAGGACACAGATCCTCAGCTGCGGAGCTAA